From one Fusobacterium mortiferum ATCC 9817 genomic stretch:
- the asrB gene encoding anaerobic sulfite reductase subunit AsrB gives MTNQYLPFLSEIVEVIKHTDIEYTFRMRYEKDDVKPGQFFEISIPKYGEAPISVSGIGNGTIDFTIRKVGKVTNEIFEKYVGEKLFIRGPYGNGFDINLYRDKELVIVAGGTGVSPVRGVIEYFAEHNNEVKNMKLITGFKSPEFILFKDDIPKWKEKMEYILTVDSGEETPDYKVGLVTKYIPQLKFEDISKAVAIVVGPPAMMKFSALALLEAGFKEENIWISQERKMCCGIGKCGHCKIGDVYICVDGPVFNYVKGRTLLD, from the coding sequence ATGACTAACCAATATTTACCTTTTTTATCTGAAATTGTAGAGGTTATAAAACATACTGATATTGAGTATACTTTTAGAATGAGATATGAAAAAGATGATGTAAAACCTGGACAATTCTTTGAAATCTCTATTCCTAAATATGGAGAAGCTCCCATATCTGTAAGTGGAATAGGAAATGGGACAATTGATTTTACCATCAGAAAAGTGGGAAAAGTAACTAATGAGATTTTTGAAAAATATGTTGGAGAAAAGCTTTTCATCAGAGGACCATATGGAAATGGATTTGATATAAACCTTTATAGAGATAAGGAGCTAGTAATAGTAGCTGGTGGTACTGGGGTTTCTCCTGTAAGAGGAGTTATCGAGTATTTTGCAGAACACAATAATGAAGTTAAAAATATGAAACTTATTACTGGTTTTAAATCTCCAGAATTTATTCTTTTTAAAGATGATATCCCTAAATGGAAAGAAAAAATGGAATATATCCTCACTGTAGATAGTGGGGAAGAAACTCCAGATTATAAAGTTGGTTTAGTAACTAAATATATACCACAACTTAAATTTGAAGATATATCTAAAGCTGTAGCAATAGTTGTAGGACCTCCAGCTATGATGAAATTTTCTGCTCTTGCTCTTTTAGAAGCTGGATTTAAAGAGGAAAATATCTGGATATCTCAAGAGAGAAAGATGTGTTGTGGAATTGGTAAGTGTGGACATTGTAAAATAGGAGATGTCTATATCTGTGTTGATGGACCTGTCTTTAACTATGTTAAGGGACGTACTTTATTAGATTAG